A stretch of the Pristis pectinata isolate sPriPec2 chromosome 7, sPriPec2.1.pri, whole genome shotgun sequence genome encodes the following:
- the utp15 gene encoding U3 small nucleolar RNA-associated protein 15 homolog, whose product MTSYKPTVIQKYPKLGEAVTRDTLYWKKYKAPVQIKEFGAVTNIDISSVAPYNYAVTASTRIHIYGRYSQEPIKTFSRFNDTAYCGTYRDDGKLLVAGCEDGVVRLFDVDGRAALRQYTGHTKAVQVTAFTSDKKRLMSGSDDYSVRLWDIPSAMELHTFTEHTDYVRCGCTSNLNADLFVTGSYDHTVKVFDARMDQSVMTIEHGQPVESVLLFPSGGLLVSAGGRCVKVWDMLKGGQLLASLRNHHKTVTCLCLSSSGQRLLSGSLDRHVKIYSTSKYKVVHSLNYAASILSLALAPEDEAIIVGMTNSVLSIQHRKQNVRKCDTADVAKMKKGPSYRYFIKGKDYMPKKDDFLISKPMQQHLKKYDKLLRTFQVSLALDAVLKLPIRTKTPEVTISVMQELNRRGTLQNALAGRNEKQLTIILDFLSRNVIKPRFTSILVTVAEIIIGVYSSVIGTSPVIDKQFINLQQLIEKEIDYREGLLGVLGMMDTLFATMTTKKEAVVPGSQICALIAGAEQEKPMAIA is encoded by the exons ATGACTTCTTACAAACCAACTGTGATCCAGAAGTACCCAAAACTTGGAGAAGCTGTCACACGGGACACACTATACTGGAAAAAATATAAG GCTCCAGTTCAGATCAAAGAGTTTGGTGCTGTGACAAACATAGATATTTCTTCAGTTGCTCCCTACAACTATGCAGTAACTGCCTCTACAAGG ATCCACATATATGGGCGATATTCTCAAGAGCCCATAAAAACATTCTCCCGATTTAATGATACAGCATACTGTGGCACATACAGAGATGATGGAAAGCTGCTTGTTGCAGGCTGTGAGGACGGCGTTGTTCGCCTTTTTGATGTTGATGGGCGTGCAGCACTCAGACAGTACACTGGACATACAAA agcgGTTCAAGTGACTGCGTTCACATCTGACAAAAAACGTTTAATGTCTGGATCAGATGATTACTCTGTCCGACTTTGGGACATTCCAAGTGCAATGGAACTTCACACCTTTACAGAACATACTGATTATGTACGTTGTGGTTGCACCAGCAACTTGAATGCAGATCTCTTTGTTACAG GTTCATATGATCACACAGTGAAGGTGTTTGATGCCCGAATGGATCAAAGTGTAATGACTATAGAACATGGGCAACCAGTAGAGAGTGTGTTACTTTTTCCATCGGGTGGACTTCTCGTATCAGCAG GTGGTCGATGTGTTAAAGTCTGGGACATGTTAAAAGGAGGTCAGCTGTTGGCTTCATTACGAAATCACCACAAGACTGTCACTTGTTTGTGTTTAAGCAGTTCAGGGCAGAGGCTGCTCTCAGGCTCTCTTGATAG GCATGTCAAAATATACAGTACATCGAAGTACAAAGTTGTGCACAGTTTGAATTATGCAGCATCCATTCTGAGTTTAGCGTTAGCA CCTGAAGACGAAGCCATTATTGTAGGAATGACTAATAGTGTCCTAAGTATCCAACATCGGAAACAGAATGTAAGGAAGTGTGACACTGCTGATGTTGCAAAAATGAAAAAAGGACCATCATACAGATATTTCATTAAAGGAAAAGATTACATGCCAAAGAAG GATGATTTTTTGATCAGCAAGCCAATGCAGCAGCATCTAAAGAAATATGACAAGCTATTGAGAACTTTCCAGGTGTCCCTTGCACTAGATGCGGTATTGAAG TTACCTATCAGGACAAAGACCCCAGAAGTTACCATTAGTGTCATGCAAGAACTTAATCGCAGAGGCACGCTTCAAAATGCACTTGCAGGACGAAATGAGAAACAACTTACCATCATACTTGACTTTCTTAGCAG GAATGTTATTAAGCCGAGGTTCACATCTATTTTAGTAACTGTTGCAGAGATTATTATTg gTGTTTATAGTTCTGTGATTGGTACGTCACCTGTGATCGATAAGCAGTTCATAAACCTGCAACAACTGATAGAAAAAGAGATTGATTATCGGGAAGGACTGCTTGGAGTGCTTGGAATGATGGACACACTTTTTGCTACCATGACAACCAAAAAGGAAGCAGTTGTACCTGGAAGTCAGATTTGTGCCTTAATTGCTGGAGCTGAACAAGAAAAACCAATGGCAATTGCCTAG